From a region of the Paenibacillus sp. R14(2021) genome:
- a CDS encoding phage tail protein, whose product MSALTQGANVGGVFRFWVELDGILAGGFTEVSGLEAEVETEEFREGGQNGFVHKLPKSVRFSPIMLRRGITSSSALWDWYAGVMEGRVVRKSGSIILQQLTGEELCRWNFFQAYPVKWSGPTLNASQSDVAIETLELVHNGLKTIYKK is encoded by the coding sequence TTGAGCGCTTTGACACAAGGAGCTAACGTTGGCGGCGTATTTCGCTTCTGGGTGGAGCTGGACGGAATCCTTGCCGGCGGTTTTACCGAAGTAAGCGGTCTGGAGGCAGAGGTTGAGACCGAGGAGTTTCGAGAAGGCGGCCAGAACGGGTTCGTTCATAAGCTGCCCAAATCTGTACGCTTCTCGCCGATTATGCTGCGCCGCGGCATTACAAGCTCAAGCGCGCTGTGGGATTGGTACGCAGGCGTCATGGAGGGCCGGGTCGTGCGCAAGAGCGGCTCCATTATCTTGCAGCAGCTGACCGGCGAAGAGTTATGCCGCTGGAATTTTTTTCAGGCCTATCCGGTGAAATGGAGCGGTCCAACGCTTAATGCATCACAGAGCGATGTGGCTATCGAGACGTTGGAGCTGGTTCATAACGGTCTGAAGACGATCTATAAGAAGTAA
- a CDS encoding DUF6760 family protein, protein MEKLYEETGFIAYYFHWPHDDIMNMEHHERRRWCEEISRINRKLNDESEKTNVFDVFKKR, encoded by the coding sequence ATTGAGAAATTATACGAAGAGACGGGGTTTATCGCGTATTATTTCCATTGGCCGCATGACGACATCATGAACATGGAACACCATGAGCGGCGGCGATGGTGTGAAGAGATTTCCCGCATTAACAGGAAGCTGAATGACGAATCCGAGAAAACGAACGTATTTGACGTGTTCAAGAAGAGGTGA
- a CDS encoding phage tail assembly protein has translation MAFQTEYEFELPRGYVDENGTLHKSGVIRLATAADEILPMRDPRVQQNPGYLTVILLARVITRLGDLKHIDTKIIERLFTADLAYLQQVYRQINDLEVPKVHTACPKCEHDFEVDVDFLSVTESL, from the coding sequence ATGGCGTTTCAAACGGAGTATGAGTTCGAGCTCCCTCGGGGCTACGTCGACGAGAACGGCACGCTGCACAAAAGCGGCGTTATCCGGCTTGCAACTGCAGCAGATGAAATTTTGCCCATGCGCGACCCGCGCGTGCAGCAAAACCCAGGCTATTTGACGGTTATTTTGTTAGCCCGCGTCATTACGCGCTTGGGCGACTTGAAACATATTGACACGAAAATTATCGAGCGGCTATTTACGGCTGATCTCGCTTACTTACAGCAAGTGTACCGCCAGATTAACGACCTTGAAGTGCCTAAGGTGCATACGGCTTGTCCGAAATGCGAGCACGATTTTGAGGTGGATGTCGATTTTTTGTCCGTAACGGAAAGCCTCTAA
- a CDS encoding phage tail protein, with translation MPGERNDPYRNFRFRIEIEGIQQAGFSEVSGFEASLDVIEYREGNEVITPRKLPGLAKYGNISLKWGATDSMDLYDWMQECIEGTIERKTVTIIAIDEEGGDVATWQVIEAWPVKYSAPSFNGTGAEVAIEFVELAHEGMTRTA, from the coding sequence ATGCCAGGCGAACGTAATGATCCATATCGCAATTTTAGATTCCGAATCGAAATCGAAGGCATTCAACAGGCCGGCTTCAGCGAAGTGTCGGGCTTTGAAGCTTCGCTTGATGTTATCGAATACCGCGAAGGCAACGAAGTGATTACACCTCGCAAGCTTCCGGGCTTGGCGAAATACGGCAACATTTCCCTGAAATGGGGCGCAACGGATTCGATGGATCTGTATGATTGGATGCAGGAATGCATCGAAGGCACGATCGAACGCAAGACCGTAACGATCATCGCGATCGATGAAGAAGGCGGCGATGTGGCGACGTGGCAAGTAATTGAAGCATGGCCGGTGAAGTATTCGGCGCCTAGCTTCAACGGTACAGGTGCTGAGGTCGCCATCGAGTTTGTGGAATTGGCACACGAAGGCATGACGCGCACAGCGTAA
- a CDS encoding phage tail sheath family protein yields the protein MAEYLSPGVYVEEFDSGAQPLEGASTSTAGFIGLAQRGAVEGLPQLVTSIAEFQRVFGSYLSENAFGSYRFLAYAVDQFFMNGGSRCFVMRVAPSDAKPAVNTTPESAVLAITAKNPGAWGNQIRVGIVPSSKAKTQIYEVLGTPGESKRYRVKNNAGFNPGDVVAFEDAAGKQFNRVVSSQDNLIELESPLAGGADVIDNQLLPAKVLTTSEFTLHIFYGDEIETFEKLSLNVSAANHVDKILARSGIVTVQDLTQGTAGEAIAPFTVISGLAEAVGKYDVIFGGGSDGSLANLSAGDFMGEDRGPGKRTGIQAFIDNDVVSIMAVPGVTDPNVQLSLVAHCENLGSRFAILDIPRDKTKVADVLTHRNIFDSSYAAMYNPWLQVFDPLDKRNIFIPPSGTVAGIYSRSDQTRGVQKAPANEVLRGVVGLEVQYNKGEQDILNPAGVNLIRHFTGQGTRVWGARTCSSNGLWKYVNVRRLFIFLEESIKNGTNWVVFEPNNDQLWARVQRTIDAFLTRVWRDGALMGNSSSEAFYINIGRETMTQDDIDNGRLVCVIGVAPVKPAEFVIFRITQKTGSE from the coding sequence ATGGCAGAGTATTTGTCGCCTGGAGTGTACGTTGAAGAGTTTGATAGTGGTGCACAGCCGCTCGAAGGGGCTAGCACAAGCACAGCCGGCTTTATCGGCCTGGCGCAGCGCGGTGCTGTAGAAGGCTTGCCGCAGCTCGTTACAAGTATTGCCGAGTTTCAGCGTGTATTCGGATCTTATTTGTCCGAGAACGCCTTTGGATCGTATCGCTTCCTGGCGTATGCGGTCGATCAGTTTTTCATGAACGGCGGTTCCCGCTGCTTCGTTATGCGCGTTGCGCCGTCGGATGCCAAACCGGCCGTCAACACGACGCCTGAATCCGCAGTTCTCGCCATTACGGCGAAAAACCCGGGTGCATGGGGCAATCAAATCCGCGTCGGCATCGTGCCGTCCAGCAAAGCGAAAACACAAATTTACGAGGTGCTTGGAACGCCGGGCGAATCTAAGCGCTACCGCGTGAAGAACAATGCCGGCTTCAATCCCGGCGATGTCGTGGCGTTCGAGGACGCTGCGGGCAAGCAGTTCAACCGCGTCGTATCTTCCCAAGACAATCTGATTGAATTGGAATCGCCGCTTGCCGGCGGAGCAGATGTCATCGACAACCAGCTGCTGCCAGCGAAAGTGCTGACGACAAGCGAATTTACGCTCCATATTTTCTATGGCGACGAAATCGAAACATTCGAGAAGCTCTCGCTGAACGTATCGGCAGCCAACCATGTGGACAAAATCCTGGCGCGTTCCGGTATCGTTACGGTGCAGGACTTGACGCAAGGGACTGCTGGCGAAGCGATCGCGCCGTTCACGGTCATCAGCGGCTTGGCTGAAGCTGTCGGCAAATACGATGTGATCTTCGGTGGCGGAAGCGACGGCTCCCTAGCCAACCTATCCGCTGGCGATTTCATGGGCGAAGACCGCGGTCCAGGCAAGCGGACAGGCATCCAGGCATTCATCGATAACGATGTTGTCAGCATTATGGCTGTTCCGGGCGTTACGGATCCGAACGTTCAGCTGTCCTTGGTTGCGCACTGCGAGAACTTGGGAAGCCGCTTCGCGATTCTCGATATCCCGCGCGACAAAACCAAAGTGGCTGATGTGCTGACGCACCGCAATATTTTCGACTCCAGCTACGCGGCGATGTATAACCCGTGGCTGCAGGTCTTCGATCCGCTCGACAAGCGGAATATCTTCATCCCGCCGTCCGGTACGGTTGCGGGTATCTACTCCCGTTCCGACCAAACGCGCGGCGTACAGAAGGCGCCTGCCAACGAAGTGCTTCGCGGCGTAGTCGGCTTGGAAGTACAGTACAACAAAGGCGAGCAGGATATTCTGAATCCAGCCGGCGTCAACCTGATCCGTCATTTCACGGGCCAAGGGACACGCGTCTGGGGTGCACGCACATGTTCCTCCAACGGATTGTGGAAATACGTCAACGTACGCCGCTTGTTCATCTTCTTGGAAGAGTCCATCAAGAACGGCACGAACTGGGTCGTATTCGAACCGAACAACGATCAGCTGTGGGCACGCGTGCAGCGTACGATCGATGCGTTCCTGACACGCGTATGGCGTGACGGCGCATTGATGGGCAACAGCTCTTCGGAAGCGTTCTACATTAACATTGGCCGCGAAACGATGACGCAGGACGATATCGACAACGGTCGTCTGGTTTGTGTCATCGGCGTAGCTCCGGTGAAGCCAGCTGAATTCGTAATTTTCCGCATTACGCAGAAAACCGGCTCCGAATAG
- a CDS encoding DUF4255 domain-containing protein, with product MTPEPVAQPELIGMASPADKGDLVLSLYLYRISENGEARRNEMQARGSGMLQFPPMALDLHYIVTPYSNADLQSRTLDEHVIMGRALQILHDNAIVRGSYLQGSLAENNEELRIVMEPLTVDALTGMWNFGDMPYKMSLPIRVGPVFLDSTRLKSTTRVVERVIQLEEK from the coding sequence ATGACGCCGGAGCCCGTGGCACAGCCGGAGCTGATCGGCATGGCTTCGCCTGCGGACAAAGGGGATCTTGTCCTATCGCTCTATCTCTATCGGATTTCGGAGAACGGCGAAGCCAGGAGGAACGAGATGCAGGCACGCGGAAGCGGGATGCTGCAGTTTCCGCCAATGGCGCTGGACTTGCATTACATAGTAACACCGTATTCCAATGCGGACCTTCAGTCCCGTACGCTCGATGAGCATGTCATCATGGGCCGTGCGCTTCAAATTCTGCATGACAATGCGATTGTTCGCGGCAGCTACCTGCAGGGCTCTCTTGCAGAGAACAACGAGGAGCTCCGAATCGTTATGGAGCCGCTGACTGTCGACGCACTTACCGGCATGTGGAATTTTGGGGACATGCCTTACAAAATGTCGCTCCCGATCCGCGTCGGTCCTGTCTTCTTGGATTCCACGAGATTGAAGTCGACCACCCGCGTTGTGGAACGCGTCATTCAGCTGGAGGAGAAATGA
- a CDS encoding AAA family ATPase produces MTLAPYSSSREHWKDELRKLDAIIMFQLQCRIELDHVNPTDPMRGLIVTEDEVYRLLAERQGAEAEAVALPPELAVMQDELRLLDQEIQTKLSLSRELALDEQPRLLQLASRFGLGELEQRVVMLALAPELHRKYDKLFGFLQDDVTCKLPTMDLALKLLCSSEKERYEARSAFQGESGLRRWLLAADEDTAATLLARPLKLDPRIVSFLLEAEPFDGRLDGWVERWSQSEEAGQLQPLLVGSSIQAEMRRTAELHEDEEKPVVLHVWGQSGTGKRLQAQHLAASLGRPLLLLDASRLDGERGAFYELLNQLFREAKLTHAIPAIAGGDHFMGQEGKLSGCRTALAQWVARTGGLLLWLSQERAHYSELPLPKQALIVQVKLEPPAIEEQRMLWRTWSEGDQASAAAAEAMADKFRFAPGQISRALSHANRLAAHDGSDAVTEAHLEQGAAAQLNHELEKKARRLNPRYTWDDLILPHEPMELLQQASNMMKFRRQVYGSWGFDSKLSYGKGLSMLFAGPPGTGKTMAAEVVAKELRLEAFKIDLSQVISKYIGETEKNLHEIFKEAQRTNAILFFDESDALFGKRSEVKDAHDKYANVETAYLLQKMEEYEGISILATNFQQNIDDAFMRRINIVVKFPFPDAEHREKLWRSMFPAATPLSADVDFTALASRIEVAGGNIKNIVLTAAFMAASEGRQVGMRELVASARQELKKTGKILVNSEWDSFF; encoded by the coding sequence ATGACACTAGCACCCTACAGCAGCAGCCGCGAGCATTGGAAGGATGAGCTGCGGAAGCTGGATGCCATCATTATGTTTCAACTGCAGTGCAGAATTGAGCTGGATCACGTTAACCCGACAGACCCTATGCGCGGCTTGATTGTGACAGAGGATGAGGTATATCGACTGTTGGCCGAACGTCAAGGGGCCGAAGCGGAAGCAGTTGCGCTTCCGCCTGAGCTTGCCGTTATGCAGGATGAGCTCCGCTTGTTGGATCAAGAGATTCAGACGAAGCTGTCACTTAGCCGCGAGCTTGCCTTGGACGAGCAGCCCCGGCTGCTGCAATTGGCGTCGCGTTTCGGATTGGGAGAGTTGGAGCAGCGCGTTGTCATGCTCGCTCTGGCTCCTGAGCTTCATCGCAAGTACGACAAGCTGTTCGGCTTTCTGCAGGATGACGTTACCTGCAAGCTGCCGACGATGGACCTGGCGCTCAAACTGCTCTGCAGCTCAGAGAAGGAACGTTATGAGGCTAGAAGCGCATTTCAAGGCGAAAGCGGGCTGCGCCGCTGGCTGCTGGCAGCAGATGAGGACACAGCTGCTACGCTGCTGGCCCGGCCGCTCAAGCTAGACCCGCGCATTGTGTCGTTTCTGCTGGAAGCGGAACCGTTCGACGGACGATTGGACGGATGGGTGGAACGCTGGAGTCAATCGGAAGAGGCGGGACAGCTGCAGCCGCTTCTGGTCGGCTCATCTATACAGGCGGAAATGCGGCGAACAGCAGAACTGCACGAGGATGAGGAGAAACCGGTAGTTCTGCATGTCTGGGGACAGAGCGGGACCGGCAAGCGGCTGCAGGCGCAGCACCTGGCGGCATCGCTGGGCAGGCCCTTGCTGCTGCTTGATGCAAGCCGGCTGGACGGGGAACGCGGCGCCTTCTATGAGCTCCTGAATCAGTTGTTTCGGGAAGCCAAGCTGACCCATGCCATACCGGCCATCGCGGGCGGCGATCATTTCATGGGGCAGGAAGGCAAGCTGTCGGGCTGCCGCACAGCACTGGCACAATGGGTGGCTAGAACAGGCGGCTTGCTGTTATGGCTGTCCCAAGAACGGGCGCACTACAGCGAGCTGCCGCTCCCTAAGCAAGCGCTGATCGTTCAAGTGAAGCTGGAGCCGCCTGCTATTGAAGAGCAGCGGATGCTCTGGCGCACTTGGAGCGAAGGAGATCAAGCTTCCGCCGCGGCTGCGGAAGCGATGGCGGATAAATTCCGCTTCGCGCCTGGTCAAATCAGCCGGGCCTTAAGTCACGCCAATCGGCTTGCTGCACACGACGGGTCTGATGCCGTGACGGAGGCGCATCTGGAGCAAGGAGCGGCTGCACAGCTCAATCATGAGCTGGAGAAGAAGGCGCGCAGACTGAATCCGAGGTATACATGGGACGATCTTATTCTCCCGCACGAACCTATGGAATTGCTCCAGCAGGCGAGCAATATGATGAAATTCCGGCGCCAAGTATACGGCTCCTGGGGGTTCGATAGCAAGCTCTCCTACGGCAAGGGACTGAGCATGCTGTTTGCCGGACCTCCCGGCACGGGCAAGACCATGGCGGCAGAGGTCGTAGCGAAGGAGCTTCGGCTGGAAGCGTTCAAGATCGATCTGTCCCAAGTCATCAGCAAGTATATCGGAGAAACCGAGAAAAACCTGCACGAGATTTTCAAAGAAGCCCAGCGGACGAACGCCATCCTCTTCTTCGACGAATCTGACGCCCTGTTCGGCAAGCGCTCGGAAGTAAAAGATGCGCATGACAAATACGCCAACGTGGAGACAGCCTACCTGCTGCAGAAGATGGAAGAATACGAGGGTATTTCGATTTTGGCAACGAATTTCCAGCAAAATATCGACGATGCGTTCATGCGCCGGATCAATATCGTCGTCAAGTTTCCGTTCCCGGATGCCGAGCACCGGGAGAAGCTGTGGCGGTCGATGTTCCCTGCCGCGACGCCGCTCTCGGCAGACGTCGACTTCACCGCCCTGGCGTCCCGGATCGAAGTGGCGGGCGGCAACATTAAGAACATCGTCCTGACTGCCGCGTTCATGGCTGCTTCGGAGGGCAGGCAGGTCGGAATGCGAGAATTGGTGGCCTCTGCCCGCCAAGAGCTCAAAAAAACAGGGAAAATACTTGTAAACAGCGAATGGGACAGCTTTTTTTAG